The Acanthochromis polyacanthus isolate Apoly-LR-REF ecotype Palm Island chromosome 5, KAUST_Apoly_ChrSc, whole genome shotgun sequence genome includes a window with the following:
- the LOC110957101 gene encoding tensin-2-like isoform X3: MEHVMEHRYDFDLTYITERIISVFFLPDLDEQRYRRNLQEVASMLKSKHQDKFLLLNLSEKRHDITRLNPKVQDYGWPDLHAPPLDRICAVCKAMETWLTSDPNNVVVLHCKGNKGKTGVIVAAYMHYSKISAGADQALTTLAMRKFCEDKVSSSLQPSQNRYIYYFGGLLSGTIKMNSSPLFLHQILIPSLPNFQAGGGFYPFLKIYQSLQLVYTSGVYDPQSSRARKLCVTMEPALLLKGDIMVKCYHRRSRAAEREVVFRVQFHTCTVHGAQLWFGKTELDLAGTDDRFPPDATVEFIFSTGPEKMKGREYRKNDASIKVDYNTSDPVVRWDSYENFNLHHQDSMENISHTRGPLDGSLYAQVKKRRGAGAASPNGCLTSSPTVKPQAPAQPQPLTYSPNSSCSSVPSDRPGDTSPSINCPEKDNIDSPLRRADGEDKAKEKARGKERDRETAILDDGDPSSPGGLRREQSCCSRASMKCVDVGWERDRELCLSNGHCLGRCNSIKNHPKSQTLPALPSKSVSPPPLSAHMELCHRHSAHPLPELPWERSPPPPPSLPCLHRPCYPYPTHEHPHSHTLPASNRLCTGEECHLFHYSSHGPGSHLSPHQSQPSSPYREMFFGSPKPSSSGCHCQDCSSRREHQSVRTFHPLHPDQSENPHWSQGAGIQRTREAPPLWETENPWEMAREAEFWQCKPPMPAFRLCHSTLEQVPNPEQPRLALAPHQSYPIPHSLLDVRDGASSGYHTPPQPRHSCPCSPYQSSPAESHESRGYASGYSGSASPLPASSPSPGRGRLPETPSGSRDQAHTEHLKVEKVKTDTEDDISQGSESKSDSNCQSSTPGLDSDHDYTLIGSSSPTHTEDSVTADSHPQSQETSTQLESNSKTITPVPTEPQTQTPTISINLTQPSSESSQSWSPDHKVGAAKATGSADGSNQSRASNYATVIITPVQVQLNGSTLPTDTPSDCSRSVSVNPSASLMSSPSTTSPNSPVGSPELQASPQRSTSATDGAGQRLTPDRDSSVDTKPPSPVPDGYHTPNFPLASYYYSLLNVPQVPYTGYTAVTIPAMQPPLPEKKRFSSTAASLNGHNSLLRTSSAPSPTHHVSFSPAVGEQRWGSSQQSSREEVDIRVNAKFVQDSSKYWYKPGISRDQAIAVLKDKEPGTFLIRDSNSFQGAYGLALKVATPPPNANIAGSKGDPLEQLVRHFLIETGPRGVKIKGCQNESYFGSLSALVYQHSITPISLPCALRIPEKDLVGELQEMQSGTNTSTAADLLKQGAACNVLYLNSVETESLTGPEAVSKATKCTLALNPRPVATVVHFKVSSQGITLTDSKRRLFFRRHYPINSVTFSSLDPQDQRWTNSDSTTSKMFGFVARRTGAATENVCHLFAEMDPEQPAVAIVNFINKVMLGPQLRR, from the exons ATGGAGCATGTGATGGAGCACCGCTACGACTTTGACCTCACCTACATCACAGAGAGGATCATCTCTGTCTTCTTCCTGCCGGACCTGGACGAGCAGCGATACCGCAGAAACCTGCAGGAGGTGGCCTCCATGCTAAAATCCAAGCACCAGGATAAGTTTTTG CTTCTGAATTTATCAGAGAAAAGACATGACATCACCAGACTTAACCCAAAG GTGCAGGACTACGGCTGGCCTGATCTTCACGCCCCACCTCTGGACAGGATTTGTGCTGTTTGTAAGGCCATGGAGACCTGGCTGACCTCCGACCCCAACAATGTCGTGGTCCTGCACTGCAAA GGAAACAAAGGAAAGACTGGGGTCATTGTGGCAGCTTACATGCACTACAGCAAGATATCAGCCGG AGCGGATCAGGCTCTTACCACACTGGCAATGAGGAAGTTCTGTGAAGATAAAGTCTCTTCGTCCCTGCAGCCCTCTCAGAACAG GTACATCTACTACTTCGGTGGATTGTTATCAGGTACCATCAAAATGAACAGCAGTCCTCTGTTCCTTCACCAGATCCTCATTCCCTCTTTACCAAACTTCCAGGCAGGAGGAG GTTTTTATCCTTTCTTGAAAATCTACCAGTCTCTTCAACTGGTCTACACTTCAGGCGTCTA tGATCCTCAGAGCTCCAGAGCGAGAAAGCTGTGTGTGACTATGGAGCCGGCGCTACTGTTAAAGGGCGACATTATG GTGAAGTGCTACCACCGACGGAGCCGAGCGGCGGAGAGGGAGGTGGTCTTCAGAGTCCAGTTCCACACCTGCACTGTTCATGGAGCCCAGCTGTGGTTTGGCAAGACTGAACTAGACTTGGCCGGCACAG ATGACAGGTTCCCTCCAGATGCTACAGTGGAGTTTATCTTCTCCACTGGCCcagaaaaaatgaaag GTCGAGAATACCGCAAGAATGATGCCTCCATCAAAGTGGACTATAACACCTCGGATCCTGTGGTCAGATGGGATTCCTATGAGAACTTCAATCTGCACCATCAAGACAGCATGGAAA ATATCTCTCATACGAGGGGGCCTCTGGACGGCAGCTTGTACGCTCAAGTGAAAAAGCGCCGTGGAGCAGGTGCAGCATCACCCAATGGATGCCTCACTAGCAGCCCAACGGTGAAACCCCAAGCTCCCGCCCAGCCCCAGCCTCTTACCTACAGCCCCAACTCCAGCTGCTCCTCAGTCCCCTCTGATCGCCCCGGAGACACCTCTCCGTCCATTAACTGCCCTGAAAAAGACAACATTGACTCCCCATTGAGGAGAGCAGATGGGGAAGATAAAGCAAAGGAGAAGGCAAGAGGGAAAGAAAGGGATAGAGAAACAGCAATTTTAGATGATGGAGACCCTTCGAGTCCTGGGGGTCTGAGGCGAGAGCAATCATGCTGCAGTCGAGCAAGTATGAAGTGTGTTGATGTGGGATGGGAGCGGGACAGAGAGCTCTGCCTCTCTAATGGTCACTGTCTCGGACGATGCAACAGCATTAAAAACCACCCAAAAAGCCAAACTTTGCCGGCTTTACCATCCAAATCggtgtctcctcctcctctctcagcTCATATGGAACTCTGCCATCGCCATAGTGCCCATCCTTTACCAGAGTTACCATGGGAACGTtcacctccccctcctccatcCCTGCCCTGTCTCCACAGGCCATGCTACCCTTATCCCACTCATGAACACCCACACAGTCACACCCTGCCAGCCTCAAACAGACTGTGCACTGGGGAGGAGTGTCATCTTTTCCATTATTCCAGCCACGGCCCAGGCTCTCACCTCTCCCCACACCAGTCACAGCCATCGAGCCCTTACAGAGAAATGTTCTTCGGCTCTCCCAAACCCTCCTCCTCTGGTTGCCACTGTCAGGACTGCTCCAGCAGGCGAGAGCACCAGTCGGTCAGAACATTCCACCCACTGCACCCAGACCAGTCTGAAAACCCACACTGGTCCCAGGGAGCAGGGATACAACGAACAAGAGAGGCACCTCCGCTATGGGAAACTGAAAATCCATGGGAGATGGCAAGAGAGGCCGAGTTCTGGCAGTGCAAACCACCCATGCCAGCATTTCGCCTCTGCCATTCCACTTTGGAGCAGGTTCCAAACCCGGAGCAACCTAGACTTGCTCTCGCACCTCACCAGAGCTACCCCATTCCCCATTCACTCTTAGATGTTCGGGATGGAGCCAGCAGTGGATATCACACCCCTCCACAGCCCCGACACTCCTGCCCCTGTTCTCCTTACCAGTCGTCCCCAGCTGAGAGCCATGAGAGTCGGGGTTATGCCTCGGGGTACTCTGGATCAGCTTCGCCTCTGCCGGCTAGCAGCCCATCTCCTGGGAGAGGAAGGCTGCCCGAGACACCCTCAGGATCCAGAGACCAGGCGCACACTGAGCATCTCAAAG TGGAAAAGgtcaagactgacacagaggaTGACATATCTCAAGGTTCAGAGAGTAAATCTGACTCTAACTGTCAGTCAAGCACCCCTGGATTGGACTCCGACCATGACTATACTCTTATTGGTAGCAGCAGcccaacacacacagaagacag TGTAACTGCTGATAGCCATCCTCAAAGCCAAGAAACTTCGACACAGCTGGAGTCCAACAGCAAAACTATCACACCAgtaccaacagaaccacaaacCCAAACTCCGACCATATCTATAAACCTCACACAGCCATCAAGTGAGTCCTCTCAGAGCTGGAGTCCTGATCATAAGGTTGGAGCAGCCAAAGCCACAGGAAGTGCAGATGGTTCTAACCAATCACGTGCTTCAAATTATGCTACTGTCATCATCACTCCAGTCCAAGTGCAGCTCAATGGGTCCACCCTTCCTACTGATACCCCATCTGACTGCAGCAGAAGTGTATCAGTGAATCCTTCTGCCTCTCTAATGTCTAGCCCCTCCACCACTTCCCCAAACTCTCCTGTTGGCTCCCCAGAGCTGCAGGCTTCTCCTCAGCGCTCCACATCTGCTACGGATGGAGCAGGACAAAGACTGACTCCAGACAGAGACAGCTCAGTCGACACCAAACCTCCATCACCTGTACCTGATGGATATCACACACCAAACTTCCCTTTAGCATCCTATTACTACTCATTATTAAATGTCCCCCAAGTCCCATACACCGGGTACACTGCAGTCACTATCCCTGCCATGCAGCCACCACTTCCAGAGAAGAAACGCTTTTCCTCCACAGCTGCATCCCTGAACGGACACAACTCTCTACTCCGGACCTCCTCGGCTCCGTCCCCCACGCACCACGTTAGTTTCTCCCCTGCTGTGGGGGAGCAGAGATGGGGATCTTCACAACAGAGCAGTAGGGAGGAGGTAGACATCAGGGTGAATGCCAAGTTTGTCCAGGACAGCTCCAAGTACTGGTACAAACCAGGCATCTCCAGAGACCAAG CCATAGCTGTGTTAAAGGATAAGGAACCAGGAACTTTCCTCATCAGAGACAGTAATTCTTTCCAAGGTGCCTATGGTCTGGCCCTCAAGGTGGCCACTCCTCCTCCTAACGCCAACATTGCTGGGAGCAAAG GGGATCCTCTGGAACAGCTGGTGAGACACTTCCTCATCGAGACTGGGCCACGGGGAGTGAAGATCAAGGGCTGTCAGAACGAGTCCTACTTCG GAAGCTTATCTGCCTTAGTGTACCAGCATTCAATTACGCCCATCTCTCTGCCATGTGCCCTTCGCATCCCAGAAAAAG ATCTGGTTGGGGAGCTTCAGGAGATGCAGAGTGGAACAAATACCAGCacagcagctgatcttctcaAACAAGGAGCAG CTTGCAACGTGCTCTACCTGAACTCTGTAGAAACGGAGTCGCTAACGGGGCCGGAAGCGGTCTCCAAGGCAACCAAGTGCACTTTGGCTCTGAATCCACGTCCAGTGGCAACGGTGGTCCACTTCAAAGTGTCCTCTCAGGGCATCACGCTAACCGACAGCAAAAGAAG GCTATTTTTTAGGAGACACTATCCAATCAACAGTGTCACTTTCAGCAGTCTTGACCCCCAAGATCAGAG GTGGACTAATTCTGATAGCACGACAAGCAA GATGTTTGGCTTTGTGGCCAGACGGACAGGTGCTGCCACGGAGAACGTGTGTCATCTGTTTGCAGAGATGGACCCCGAACAACCAGCTGTGGCAATTGTCAACTTTATCAACAAAGTCATGCTGGGACCACAGCTACGCAGATGA